The following proteins are encoded in a genomic region of Musa acuminata AAA Group cultivar baxijiao unplaced genomic scaffold, Cavendish_Baxijiao_AAA HiC_scaffold_871, whole genome shotgun sequence:
- the LOC135664683 gene encoding NAD(P)H-quinone oxidoreductase subunit K, chloroplastic-like: MGNEFRCIGCICIYRSFNFCAYPNCWFSLCMAKRSIGMVLTEYSDNQNKNEGKDYIETVMNLIEFPLVDKTITNSVISTTLNDLSNWSRLSSLWPLLYGTSCCFIEFASLIGSRFDFDRYGLVPRSSPRQADLILTAGTVTMKMAPSLVRLYEQMPEPKYVIAMGACTITGGMFSTDSYSTVRGVDKLIPVDVYLPGCPPKPEAVIDAITKLRKKISREIFEDRTVSQQENRCFTTNHKFCVRRSTHTGNYDQELLYQSPSTSEIPSETFFKSKSSVSPHELVNQTR, from the coding sequence ATGGGCAATGAGTTTCGATGTATTGGGTGTATCTGTATTTATCGAAGCTTTAATTTTTGTGCTTATCCCAATTGTTGGTTCAGTTTATGCATGGCGAAAAGGAGCATTGGAATGGTCTTAACTGAATATTcagacaatcaaaataaaaatgaaggaaaagattacATTGAGACAGTTATGAATTTGATTGAGTTTCCCTTAGTTGACAAAACAATTACCAATTCAGTTATTTCAACTACATTGAATGATCTTTCGAATTGGTCAAGACTTTCCAGTTTATGGCCGCTTCTATACGGTACCAGTTGTTGTTTCATTGAATTTGCTTCATTAATAGGCTCGCGATTCGACTTTGATCGTTATGGATTGGTACCAAGATCGAGTCCTAGACAAGCAGACCTAATTTTAACAGCCGGCACAGTAACAATGAAAATGGCTCCTTCTTTAGTAAGATTATATGAGCAAATGCCTGAACCAAAATATGTCATTGCTATGGGAGCTTGTACTATTACAGGAGGGATGTTCAGTACTGATTCTTATAGTACTGTTCGTGGAGTCGATAAGCTAATTCCTGTCGATGTCTATTTGCCGGGCTGCCCACCTAAACCAGAGGCGGTTATAGATGCTATAACGAAACTTCGTAAGAAAATATCTCGAGAAATCTTTGAAGATAGAACTGTGTCTCAACAGGAAAATCGATGTTTTACTACCAATCACAAGTTTTGTGTTAGACGCAGTACTCATACTGGAAATTATGATCAAGAATTGCTCTATCAATCACCATCTACTTCAGAGATACCTTCTGAAACATTTTTCAAATCCAAAAGTTCagtatctccccatgaattagtgAATCAGACAAGGTAA